Sequence from the Eriocheir sinensis breed Jianghai 21 chromosome 22, ASM2467909v1, whole genome shotgun sequence genome:
AGGTCAGGGCTGAGTAGTTCATCCACCCTCCTCCTTTGACTGTGTTTAGGCACTACGTCGGATGCCACTTTTCTTCCGTATCTGTCCTACATCCATATTTTCATGTTCACTGATTTCCTGGACATGTTTTCCTTCTTACATGTTGTCCTTCCTTCCAAGACAACGCTACGTAAGATTTTCAAAGTTCTGTCTATTCTCAATTACTAAATGCTTACCCACAGCCTTGGATAAAGCATTTTTGAGATACTTCTTGTCCCATTTATAGTTCATGAGTTGTTCCTGTGTTTCGTATTCTGAATTCTTCTCTAAGACGCATTAGTAAGCTAAGATGATGCCCAGGTTGATCAGGCGCCTCAACGGTGATCGGAAATATATTACTTCTCTCGTCTCTATTATTACTTCAATAAACTGAGTGAGCGCCTCCCTTGCTGGGCACTGACTGCATGGTTGTGTCCCCGGTGTCCCACGAGGATGTCAACAGCCGCTCAGGGCAATGTTTCCTCAGGCCGCGGCGAGGCTGGCGGGGGCCTGGTGGGGGTGCCTCGCCGCCGCCCCCGAACAGGCACGGCGGGTCAGCCACCGTCGAGGGAGGTTGTGGTGCTGTGTTAGGATTTACAAGCCTCGGAGTATGTTCTGTCTTTTAAAGGCTAGAGGTAACTGGCCTTTCTCATGCCCAATCTGTCTCTGGCTCTCTATCTGTATCCCTGTCTCTgatattctttctctcttgtttatttgtttatttatatatttatttatttacttattcacttatttattgatttacttttgtctttgtccTGTGCAAACTACAAACTCCACTCCTACCTGCAGTTCTCTTTTAATTCCATTTTACTCTTTTAGCAGCAGACTAAACTCGTAAAATATGCCACATAATTTACAGAAAGTAATAGTTACATACACTACTTAAGAAACACATTGGAAACTTATCAGTAAAATGTCTTAGCATCCTTAAGCTGTATATTTACTTTGCTCGGTCAGCTTCTTAAACTTACGCGGGTCATGCAAGGTCGTTGATGTTTGCTAGAGGGTTTTTAGCTTCATCTTTGAGTTAATGGCTATTTTCTCCCCCTAGGCAGATCAGAAAATACTTAGCACCGGGTCTTCAATCCGTATATGACTGACATTCTTGGAGCGACTGTCCTTCAGTTGTATAGCCTCCTCTAGATATACTTATCATTTAGATTTGACAGATACTTTTGGCCCTACCCTGCACGCCCACATACACTCACAAATATTCTCTTTGTATTTCATATGATACAAGCTGAAGGATATTTTAAGGGGAGTTTGAAGATGATTTTCGTTTCATATTTCTTCATGCTGCGTTGTactctttgcttcctcttttgttgtatcttccttcatctacaaGAATGAGCACCATTTAAGTATATTATTCCTATCTCGTTCAGTTTTTCTTATCATCTATTGGGTCTTATTTAATTACTATACTCGTCTTTCACAACTTAACCTtttcgtttcatattttttttgctcGTCTCTTCTCCTTGCAGCCTCTTTTGttgtctcttcctttatctccaagaATGAGCACCATTTAAGTATATTATTCCTATCTCGTTCAGTTTTTCTTATCATCTGTTGGGTCTTATTTAATTACTATACTCGTCTTTCACAACTTAACCTTttcgtttcatattttttcatgctTCGTCTTACTCCTTGCAGCCTCTTTTGttgtctcttcctttatctccaagaATGAGCAGCTTTTAAGTATATTATTCCTATCTCGTTCTGTTTTTCTTATCATCTGTTGGGTCTTATTTAATTACTATACTCGTCTTTTACAGCTTAACCTTTCTGTAGCTCCTTCTTCAGCTGCAAAGTATTCGTGGTCTTGATAACTCCTATACCCACGCTAAGCAATCAGAGTGTTCCAGTATTTTCCTAGCCGttatcctcttctttatcccttcattATGTACCTTGTTAGCAGCTTAATACTGTATCTTGCCCTTCTTCTAAATATATTCACGATCCTTGCAAATTCTACTCCACCATCAAACTATCACTGAGTTTCAATattactttcatttatttctgCTTTCCCTCACTTCATTATCTCCCTCGCTAGTCCGGCATCTCCTCCACCGGACCCTGCTTCTCTCATGGCCCAATTTagcctctcctctccattccctcaacGAGCAGTGCCTCTTCTCCCTCGCAGCCCCTTGCTTCCATCCTCTCCTGGCCACCCCACACAAGAGAGCCACTTTCCCGTAACGCTACCATGCTCCGCCGTTCCATGCAGCCTGTCTTATGTCTGCCGGCGCCTCCCCCTACCGCAATATCCTGAAGGGCGAGACTTCTATTGGATCTATCCGCCGATAACAGAGGCCTAAATACCTCTCAGGAGACCAAAACTCGAAAGTCTTCCTCACCCAAACGAGTGGAATGCCCCGCCGTGAGACTGCGATCGtgaaatatgagaaggaaaaaaattgtaagGTCGTGCCTTTCGAGAAACATTGAATTTTGCTTCGGGCGGGTTTTccagatttcctttttttttctagccgtgcgtgtgtttgtgttgcagAAATGTCTTGGCCATCGAGCTTATGAAATGTTGCAGCGTTGTGGACAGTCgccaggaggggaagggaaggagatgaagcgTTATCTTTGTTACTGTAAACGTCTCATCATTTTTCTGTATTGGGAACGTTTGTTTTGATTACCCGCCGTAGCCGTGCAGCCTCGAGGCGCCTCTTATGCCACTGTTTATAAGTGGGAATAAGTATCGGCAGCAGGAAGCGATACGGCGTTATATTTTTAGTtcaaatacacatacagtaaagGCAGCGCTGTTTTCCGCGGCTGAAGGGCGCGCAGCAGATGCAGAAATTTTTACATTAAGATCGTTTGCCAAAAATATATAAGGCTGTTACAGGAGGAAGCATCATGCTCTCGCATATTTCGTAATAATTATATACATTGTATTTATTAGCAGTTTGCCGGGGGTAGTGCCTATCACATGAGGAAGAGTGAACCGTTCCCTGTGTGAGGCTGGTAAAATATTTTTTCACCTCCTCGAAGCCAGGAACACCAAGGGTGTCGCGGCAGGAGGCCGTGTCACGCCCATAGCTCCGCCAAGAGCACAGGCGTGACCTTAGACACCCAAAGGCAGGCTGTATTCTGAGGAAATGTTTCCCACTACCGGGGCGGCCTTGTGTAGGCCTTCCCGCCCCTTGCAGTCTCCGGAAGTTCCTATTTTCTTGTTCTCATCGTCACCGCAGAGACTGCTTTACTTGTGGCGTGACTGCCTATCTTGAGCACTGTCAGTACACGCCGCTGGGTTTCTAAATTATACTAGAAAACTAGTCAGGGAAGTATAGAAAATTTAAATTTTACCAGGCCCATCTATGCTACAAGCTGAAGGAGattaatacgtatatatatatatatatatatatatatatatatatatatatatatatatatatatatatatatatatatatatatatatatatatatatatatatatatacatgcagaATTATTCCTGAAGTCAGCAGCCTCCTAGAGGCCGCGGGTCACGTCTTCGCCGCCATGCCGTCTCAGTGTCAGGCTCACGTGTCCTGGCAGCGTCGCCTGCACTCCTCGACTCGTCACTTCATGACAGGTCAAGTCGTCGTTCAGTTCAGGCGATAAAATATCTACAAACTGTTTCgtgcatttttttcttcgttttcgaaTAATATATCTTGTAAGAAAATAATTTTCTCTTTTGAGACAccgacaattattattatttttttcttcatgctGCTATGCACTCCGCCGCTCCGCCACAAGCTTCATGCCCTGGATGTAAGGCCTAGGACGGCCGTCACTCCTACCGTCACCGCCGCCGACCCAAGTGTCGCTGCCTCAGACAGCGCCATCGTCCCCCGAGTCAATTGCAATTAATATACATAGTCTTGTATGTATAGCTCTGTGCTCCTTTCTCTACAGCTTTCTGAAATAAGATGTCTGCcccgttttttcctctcctttcactgtCACGCTGCTTCCTTCAACCTCTGTCATTATATACGTATTCCTCACTCTAAAATATCTCTTCAACCCCTCCAACAAAGATGCTAAATCTGCCACGTCCCAGCTCTCCTTCAGCAAATAGGATATATTTCGAGTATTTCTTCTTAAGATTCTGTTGGGCCTTGCGTGTGGCAATGCCTGCAATATCCATAGTGCATAAGAGTCCTCTCCTTGAAAACCTAAATTTTCCAACAAGATAAATGGTCAGTCTACTTCCTTAGGTCCTGCAGTGCCCGAAAGCaatataatttttcttcctcaaGAGCGCCGCCGTACATCAAGAAGCCATCCTTAAGTACCTTGAGAATCCATTCCGCCgtggtaaaaaaacaaaacaaaaaaaaaacatgacgaaGTACCTCCCAAAACATACCGAAATAATTCAAGAAAACATCACGAAGTACCTCAAGAATTCATCCCACCGTGCCCCAAGAGACCATCCCGCCATGCCCTAAGAAATCATCCCGCCGTGCCCCAAGAAACCATCCCGCCATGCCCCAAGAAACCATCCCGCCGTGCCCCAAGAAACCATCCCGCCGTACCCCAAGAAACCATCCCGCCGTGCCCCAAGAAACCATCCCGCCGTGCCCCAAGAAACCACCCAGCCGTGCCCCAAGAAACCATCCCGCCGTGCCCCAAGAAACCATCCCGCCGTGCCCCAAGAATCCACCCCACCGTGCCCCAAGCAGCCATCCCGCCGTGCCCCAAGAAACCATCCCGCCGGGCCCCAAGAAACCACCCCGCCGTGCCCCAAGAATCCACCCCGCCATGCCCCAAGAAACCATCCCGCCATGCCCCAAGAAACCAACCCGCCCTGCCCCTAAAACCACCTCGCCGTGCCCCAACAAACCATCACAGCGTGCCCTAAAACCACCCTGCCGTGCCCCAAGAAACCATCCCGCCGTGCCCCAAGAAACCATCCCGCCGTGCCCCAAGAAACCATCCCGCCGTGCCCCAAGAAACCATCCCGCCGTGCCCCAAGAAACCATCCCGCCGTGCCCCAAGAAACCACCCCGCCGTGCCCCAAGAAACCACCCCACCGTGCCCCAAGAAACCATCCCGCCGTGCCCCAAGAAACCATCCCAAAGCCCCAAGAAACCATCCCGCCGTGCCCCAAGAAACCACCCCGCCGTGCCCCAAGAAACCACCCCACCGTGCCCCAAGAAACCACCCCACCGTGCCCCAAGAAACCATCCCGCCGTGCCCCAAGAAACCATCCCGCCGTGCCCCAAGAAACCATCCCGCCGTGCCCCTAAAACCATCCCGCCGTGCCTCAAGAAACCATCCCGCCGTGCCCCAAGAAACCATCCCGCCGTGCCCCAAGAAACCATCCCGCCGTGCCCCAAGAAACCACCTCGCCGTGCCCCAAGAAACCATCCCGCCGTGCCCCAAAAAACCACCCCACCGTGCCCCAAGAAACCATACCGCCGTGCCCCAAGATGCCACCCCGCCGTGCCCCAAGAAACCATCCCGCCGTGCCCCAAGATGCCACCCCGCCGTGCCCCAAGAAGCCACCCCGCCGGGCCCCAAGAAACCATCCCGCCGTGCCCCAAGATGCCACCCCGCCCTGCCCCAAGAAGCCACCCCGCCGGGCCCCAAGATGCCACCCCGCCGTGCCCCAAGAAGCCACCCCGCCGGGCCCCAAGAAACCATCCCGCCGTGCCCCAAGAAACCATCCCGCCGGGCCCCAAGATGCCACCCCGCCGTGCCCCAACAAGCCACCCCGCCGGGCCCCAAGATGCCACCCCGCCGTGCCCCAAGAAGCCCCCCCGCCGGGCCCCAAGAAAGCATCCCGCCGTGCCCCAAGATGCCACCACGCCATGCCCCAAAACCATCCTGCCGTGCCCCAAGATGCCACCTGCCAGCCACCCCGCCGGGCCCCAAGAAACCATCCCGCCGTGCCCCAAGATGCCACCCCGCCATGCCCCAAGAAGCCACCCCGCCGGGCCCCAAGAAACCATCCCGCCGTGCCCCAAGATGCCACCCCGCCATGCCCCAAGAAGCCATCCCGCCGTGCCCCAAGAAACCAGATCATctacaacaaaaataatgatcGGAGAAATATGTTTATGAGAGGTTTTGAAGTAGTTTGTCGAAAAAAGTAAAGTGGCGAAAGTTGGGTTGTCTTCAAGCGTGTTGCCGCGCGAGGGAGGTAATGATTGAGAGCGTCTGGAAGGCTGAGGATGTGGACTTTATCTGCCAAAACCGTCTTCGTAATTGTACGCCGTTACTTAAGTGTTATCGGTCAGGAGGAAGcgaatttttttctcttatctcttacgTGGCTGCTAGATATAGATGTTGCTATAGACACATGGGCATTTTTTGTGTTCATGTGTGTATGCGTGACTTCGTGTGTGcgtctgttcttgtgtgtatgtgtgtgtgtgtgtgtgtgtgtgtgtgtgtgtgtgtgtgtgtgtgtgtgtgtgtgtgtgtgtgtgtgtgtgtgtgtgtgtgtgtgtacataaatgaatatatatatatatatatatatatatatatatatatatatatatatatatatatatatatatatatatatatatatatatatatatatatataaacaaacatgcatacatacatacatacatacatatatattaaaaacGTGAATTACAAGGATTACCTAGTATCTAAAGAGCTTTTGAACACCGTACTGCTGTCGTAATATAATTTTGCCGTGAGATTACACAAAGCATCGGAATTACTACTGAAAATACTGCGGCTGAGGGCGAGGGATGAGTCCCGCTCTGCTATTCCTTTTGACGAGTCTCAAGCACGAGGAGCGGAATAATGATAAGGCAGATGAAGTACGCGaagggaagcaaaaaaataataagggcaATATTAGCAATGAAAATGGAAAGTTACATGAACGGAAAGAAATCTAAACAagagtgaaaatgaaaatgatggtattaataatgataaattagaaaaaatatctacataaaataatacattaaCAGCATTGCTACAAATTATAATGGTACATCTGCTGCTGCGTCGGGCAAAGGCGTGGCCGCGTGGGTGAAAACGAAGGTCCTGGCCTGATAATATTTACCCGTGCTGGTTGTTGACACCTGAAAGGAATTGAAAGGAGCCTATGCTATACAGTGCCATTTCCATTCAATAACTTATAACAAAACAAGGGAAATAAACTTTCTCCTGTATATCTTAAGAATTTAAGTCCAAGAACGTCTCTGGCGTTTTGACATTCATTTATTATATGGTGAAACATTCCCGTCCAGTATGAATTACTGATGGACTTTTGTGCCTAGGATATCGTTTGTTTTGACATAGTTATTGAAAAGAGGGTTTTTGAGCCAACTGTCATAACTCTCCACTGTTGCGTCATAATTTGTATAATTGGCGATAGACTCGACGCTGAAGACGTGATGTGTCGTGGGCGGCGAGGAACACCAGTGCATCAGACAAGTGTGTCAGGTGAATGCATTCCATGCGTCCTGGTGcagtgatattatttttttttttaacttcaggTGATACAAGTATACATAGCTTTTTGATTTTCTAGAAAATGACAAAATTATTGTCATCCtcaatatgaatatatatatatatatatatatatatatatatatatatatatatatatatttatatatatatatatatatatatatatatatatatatatatatatatatatatatatatatatatatatatatatatatatatatatatatatatatatatatatatatatatatatatatatatatatatatatatatatatatatatatatatatatatgtgtgtgtgtgtgtgtatatatatatatatatatatatatatatatatatatatatatatatatatatatatatatatatatatatatatatatatacacacacttatATTGAAGGCCTTGGATTGAGTGAAGTCGTCCATACTTTTTTCCTGTCTTAGCGAGGTGCGGCGTGTGTTTGGCCCGGCGTGGCGGCGTGTCATGTGGGAGGCGTGGACACGGTGTGTGTTAGGGACACGCCGGGAGCCATGTCGTGCCTTGGCAGCCGTCAGGTGGGCCTTGTCAGGTGCCTTCCCGGAACACCGCCGCGGCCAGGTTAGCGACACATGTTCAGACACGGCCGTGTATTCGTACGCCGGCAGACGGTCAGCAGGCAGTGTTTTGCAGGCAGCGTTGCGCCTGCTGTATCAGCTCAGCCTCAAGGGCGGCAGCAGAATGCTTGAAAAGACCGAAGCCGCCTCATCAGTCAAGTGTCAGCCACCTCGGCCGCTGCGCCCGACAGCCAAACACTCACCAGCATGGAGGCCGCGCTGCGTCTGCTTCCCTGACTGCCTCTGCTGCTTCCTTGTGTCGGGCGGTGCTGATGCACATGCACTTTAGATCTGAGTCAATACACGTATTGCGAGGAATGTTCATATAATATTAACTAAGTCTTTTTCTTTGAATATCAGTATCTATTCTTGCAATTGCAACAGGTCTTTGAATTAATCATTTTCTAATAAATGTCGGCAGGCCGTAAACTCCTGAAACCTGAGGTGTTTGGAAGTTAAGAAATCGCGAAATTGCTCTTATGTatcatatgctttatttttacaGCATCATGGCGCGGCGAACGTGGCGAGGAGATTTTTCTTGTATAGGTAAAGGGATGTCAGAGGATTGATTGAAGCTTATGTTAAACGTcgctgaaaagaaaaagaaataaatcagAGCGGGAATATTTTTGGTTCTGTCAGCACAGATGTCTTGCGCCGCGCACCTGCCTCCGCGGGCACGCCAGTACAGTTTTCAGGTGTCGAGAGAATGGATATGAAGCATTTTGAGGAAACTTCTGGCAGTTGTTTGGGTGCGACCATTGTGAGTGATGAGAAAACTTTTATTGTAGTTAGAAATTTTCATGCTTTGCGTTTTATTATTTTGTCGACAAAGTGGACAATGAGCCATGCCAATAAGTCTGGGTGCCGCCGTGTCGAAAGTATTTAGTCACCAAACACAAAAAATACTACAAATGGTATAAGAAGAATAGCATAAAGTAGTAGTACAGCATAGAGCATAAAGGCAGCCTGTTATACATCGCCAACTTTGTCCTTttacacatatatttttattcaggAGTAATTGCATGAGTGTTTCTATGGCATAATAATTTCGTATAACAAGCGAGTCTCACGTTGCCATACACGGGGGCGGCTTTGCGTCTACAGGGAGGTCATGAAGGCACT
This genomic interval carries:
- the LOC127002304 gene encoding uncharacterized protein LOC127002304 → MPQETIPPCPKKPSRRTPRNHPAVPQETIPPCPKKPPSRAPRNHPAVPQETIPPCPKNPPHRAPSSHPAVPQETIPPGPKKPPRRAPRIHPAMPQETIPPCPKKPTRPAPKTTSPCPNKPSQRALKPPCRAPRNHPAVPQETIPPCPKKPSRRAPRNHPAVPQETIPPCPKKPPRRAPRNHPTVPQETIPPCPKKPSQSPKKPSRRAPRNHPAVPQETTPPCPKKPPHRAPRNHPAVPQETIPPCPKKPSRRAPKTIPPCLKKPSRRAPRNHPAVPQETIPPCPKKPPRRAPRNHPAVPQKTTPPCPKKPYRRAPRCHPAVPQETIPPCPKMPPRRAPRSHPAGPQETIPPCPKMPPRPAPRSHPAGPQDATPPCPKKPPRRAPRNHPAVPQETIPPGPKMPPRRAPTSHPAGPQDATPPCPKKPPRRAPRKHPAVPQDATTPCPKTILPCPKMPPASHPAGPQETIPPCPKMPPRHAPRSHPAGPQETIPPCPKMPPRHAPRSHPAVPQETRSSTTKIMIGEICL